A single genomic interval of Schistocerca americana isolate TAMUIC-IGC-003095 chromosome 2, iqSchAmer2.1, whole genome shotgun sequence harbors:
- the LOC124595591 gene encoding uncharacterized protein LOC124595591 isoform X1: protein MKAAVLLVVLSAIALSCAFPSPKDKEDRGGVDVDVHREKGVGTVVGVQGQGNVWKSGDGRTRVDADGSWQRVYRGPAAGKPKYSAGVRLSHRW from the exons ATGAAGGCAGCGGTGCTCCTCGTCGTACtgagtgccatagcgctcagctGCGCGTTCCCTTCACCCAAGGACAAG GAGGACCGTGGCGGAGTGGACGTGGACGTACACAGGGAGAAGGGCGTGGGCACCGTGGTGGGGGTGCAGGGCCAGGGCAACGTGTGGAAGAGCGGCGACGGCAGGACCCGCGTGGACGCCGACGGCTCCTGGCAGAGGGTGTACCGCGGGCCGGCGGCCGGCAAGCCAAAGTACTCGGCGGGCGTCCGCCTCTCACACAGGTGGTAG
- the LOC124595783 gene encoding uncharacterized protein LOC124595783: MKAAVLFLLLSAVVLSWAHPSPKDKEDRGGVDVDVHREKGVGTVVGARGHGNVWKSDDGRTRVDADGNWQRVYRGPGAGKPTYSGGVRLSHTW, translated from the exons ATGAAGGCAGCCGTGCTGTTCCTCCTCCTGAGTGCTGTAGTTCTCAGCTGGGCCCACCCATCTCCGAAGGACAAG GAGGACCGTGGCGGAGTGGACGTGGACGTGCACAGGGAGAAGGGCGTGGGCACGGTGGTGGGCGCCCGCGGCCACGGAAACGTCTGGAAGAGCGACGACGGCAGGACGCGCGTGGACGCCGACGGTAACTGGCAGAGGGTCTACCGCGGACCCGGCGCCGGCAAACCCACGTACTCCGGGGGCGTTCGCCTCTCTCACACTTGGTGA